One Mycolicibacterium goodii genomic region harbors:
- a CDS encoding 30S ribosomal protein bS22: MGSVIKKRRKRMSKKKHRKLLRRTRVQRRKLGK, translated from the coding sequence ATGGGTTCAGTCATCAAGAAGCGGCGTAAGCGCATGTCGAAGAAGAAGCATCGCAAGCTGCTTCGGCGTACTCGCGTGCAGCGCAGAAAACTCGGCAAGTAG
- a CDS encoding cell division/environmental response transcriptional regulator codes for MTSMNGPSARDAGDGQPRAQFLTVAEVASLMRVSKMTVYRLVHNGELPAVRVGRSFRVHAKAVHDLLETSYFDAG; via the coding sequence ATGACGTCTATGAACGGGCCATCGGCGCGGGATGCTGGCGACGGCCAGCCCCGAGCTCAATTCCTGACCGTCGCCGAGGTGGCGAGCTTGATGAGGGTCTCGAAGATGACGGTGTACCGCTTGGTGCACAACGGAGAGTTGCCTGCGGTCCGGGTGGGCCGATCGTTCCGTGTGCACGCCAAGGCCGTCCACGACCTGCTGGAGACCTCGTACTTCGACGCGGGCTGA
- the proC gene encoding pyrroline-5-carboxylate reductase, which produces MSRIAIIGGGSMGEALLSGLLRAGRQVKDMVVAEKFPERAKYLADKYSVRVTSVADAAENANYVVVAVKPTDVEKVIGEIADAAANAETDTAEQVFVTIAAGVSTAYYEAKLPAGSPVVRVMPNAPVIVGGGVSALAPGRFATPEQLKEVSGLFDAVGGVITVAEAQLDAVTALSGSGPAYFFMMAEAMVDAGVAVGLSRAVATDLVAQTMAGSAAMLLDRLDQVNAAGGAALDTTPAQLRATVTSPAGTTAAGLRELERGGLRAAVANAVEAAKTRSEQLGITSE; this is translated from the coding sequence ATGTCGAGAATCGCGATCATCGGCGGCGGGAGCATGGGTGAGGCACTGTTGTCCGGCCTGCTCCGGGCCGGCAGGCAGGTCAAGGACATGGTCGTTGCGGAGAAGTTCCCCGAGCGGGCCAAGTACCTGGCGGACAAGTACTCCGTGCGGGTGACGTCGGTTGCCGACGCCGCCGAGAACGCCAACTACGTCGTCGTCGCCGTCAAGCCCACCGACGTCGAGAAGGTGATCGGCGAGATCGCCGACGCGGCGGCCAACGCCGAGACCGACACCGCCGAACAGGTCTTCGTCACCATCGCGGCCGGGGTCAGCACCGCGTACTACGAGGCCAAGCTGCCCGCCGGGTCGCCGGTGGTGCGGGTCATGCCCAATGCGCCGGTGATCGTCGGCGGTGGGGTCAGCGCGTTGGCGCCCGGCCGGTTCGCGACGCCTGAGCAACTCAAGGAGGTCTCGGGGCTGTTCGACGCCGTCGGCGGTGTCATCACGGTCGCAGAGGCGCAACTGGACGCCGTCACGGCGCTGTCCGGTTCGGGCCCGGCGTACTTCTTCATGATGGCCGAGGCGATGGTCGACGCCGGCGTGGCCGTCGGGCTGTCGCGGGCCGTGGCGACCGATCTGGTTGCCCAGACGATGGCGGGTTCGGCGGCGATGCTGCTCGATCGGCTGGATCAGGTGAACGCTGCCGGAGGCGCGGCGCTCGACACCACGCCGGCCCAGTTGCGCGCCACGGTCACCTCACCGGCCGGCACAACCGCCGCTGGTCTGCGCGAACTTGAGCGGGGTGGGCTGCGGGCCGCGGTCGCGAATGCCGTGGAAGCCGCGAAAACGCGCTCTGAGCAGCTAGGAATTACATCCGAGTAA
- a CDS encoding thioesterase family protein — MSASTLFSDAMALTPAGDGVYEGELNEHWTIGPKVHGGAMLALCANAARTELGQPVQPIAVSGNFLWAPDPGPMRLVTAVRKRGRRISVVDVELRQGDRTAVQASVTLGVLGHQPGEAGHRTAPLLSFNPVTRVMAPEPPPEIEPIGPGHPMEPIVHLAHGCDIRPALHTLGAREGGGPPVFEYWVRPKGVAPDILFALLCGDVSAPVTYAVERTGWAPTVQLTAYLRGLPADGWLRVMCTTVQIGRDWFDEDHTVVDCEGRIIVQTRQLAMVPADQG, encoded by the coding sequence GTGTCGGCCTCGACGCTGTTCAGCGATGCCATGGCGCTCACCCCCGCCGGTGACGGCGTCTATGAGGGTGAGCTCAACGAACACTGGACGATCGGGCCCAAGGTCCACGGCGGCGCGATGCTCGCGCTGTGTGCGAACGCCGCGCGGACCGAGCTCGGGCAGCCTGTGCAGCCCATCGCTGTCTCGGGCAACTTCCTGTGGGCGCCCGATCCCGGCCCCATGCGGCTGGTCACCGCGGTGCGCAAACGAGGCCGGCGGATCAGCGTCGTCGACGTCGAACTCCGCCAGGGTGACCGCACGGCGGTGCAGGCCTCGGTGACCCTCGGTGTGCTCGGGCACCAGCCCGGCGAGGCCGGGCACCGGACGGCCCCGCTGCTGTCGTTCAACCCGGTCACCCGCGTCATGGCGCCCGAGCCGCCGCCCGAGATCGAGCCGATCGGACCCGGGCACCCCATGGAGCCGATCGTGCACCTGGCGCACGGCTGCGACATCCGGCCTGCGCTGCACACCCTCGGCGCCCGCGAGGGCGGCGGTCCGCCGGTGTTCGAGTACTGGGTGCGGCCCAAGGGCGTCGCACCGGACATCCTGTTCGCGCTCCTGTGCGGCGATGTGTCGGCGCCCGTGACGTATGCCGTGGAGCGCACCGGTTGGGCGCCCACGGTCCAGCTGACGGCGTATCTGCGTGGTCTGCCCGCCGACGGCTGGCTGCGGGTGATGTGCACGACGGTGCAGATCGGCCGGGACTGGTTCGACGAGGACCACACCGTCGTTGACTGTGAGGGCCGCATCATCGTGCAGACGCGACAGCTTGCCATGGTCCCCGCCGACCAGGGATAG
- a CDS encoding sugar phosphate isomerase/epimerase family protein, whose protein sequence is MRPAIKVGLSTASVYPLRTEAAFELAARLGYDGVELMVWAESVSQDIDAVEKLSANYGVPVLSVHAPCLLISQRVWGANPIAKLDRSVRAAEQLGAQTVVVHPPFRWQRRYAEGFSDQVAELEAGSDVMVAVENMFPFRADRFFGAGQTSISRMRKRGGRPGPGISAFAPSYDPLDGNHAHYTLDLSHTATAGTDALDMARRMGDGLVHLHLADGKGASTDEHLVPGHGTQPVAEVCQMLAASDFAGHVVLEVTTQTARTNSEREALLTESLQFARKHLLR, encoded by the coding sequence GTGCGCCCCGCCATCAAGGTCGGCCTGTCCACGGCGTCCGTCTACCCGCTGAGAACCGAAGCCGCATTCGAACTCGCGGCCCGTCTGGGTTACGACGGCGTGGAGCTCATGGTGTGGGCCGAATCGGTCAGCCAGGACATCGATGCCGTCGAGAAACTGTCGGCGAATTACGGCGTCCCGGTGTTGTCTGTGCATGCGCCGTGTCTGCTGATCTCACAACGTGTCTGGGGCGCGAACCCCATCGCGAAACTGGACCGCAGCGTGCGCGCGGCCGAGCAGCTCGGCGCGCAGACCGTCGTGGTGCACCCGCCGTTTCGGTGGCAGCGCCGTTATGCCGAGGGGTTCAGTGATCAGGTCGCCGAACTCGAGGCGGGCAGCGACGTCATGGTCGCCGTCGAGAACATGTTCCCGTTTCGCGCGGACCGCTTCTTCGGGGCCGGCCAGACGTCGATCTCGCGCATGCGCAAGCGCGGCGGGAGGCCCGGGCCCGGCATCTCGGCGTTCGCGCCGTCCTATGACCCGCTGGACGGCAATCACGCCCACTACACGCTCGATCTGAGCCACACCGCCACGGCCGGTACCGATGCGCTGGACATGGCGCGGCGCATGGGCGACGGGCTCGTGCACCTGCACCTGGCCGACGGCAAGGGCGCCTCGACCGACGAGCACCTGGTTCCCGGTCACGGCACACAGCCCGTCGCGGAGGTGTGCCAGATGCTCGCGGCGAGTGATTTCGCGGGGCACGTGGTTCTCGAGGTCACCACGCAGACGGCGCGCACGAACTCCGAACGCGAGGCGCTGCTGACGGAGTCGCTACAGTTCGCCCGCAAGCATCTGCTGCGCTGA
- a CDS encoding FUSC family protein: MTGPEDSQTPSRPISVAELLAKNGTIGAPPVGGRRRRRRGNADAVTVAELTGEIPIISDDSAQTSRGSREHDTSLDETTVAGAAQDPVRDTAEPTRNGRNGTQTLQADRPGRASDKAEPRDRDSADLVTDSASSVVAPDTTGADIEADYDAHLKTREIDPEPVEFRPRPRRQFASGTRDFTAGGTGAEQMSPDPLDDLDDGRDGADTGFDDHLDTALDVDDTDPDERERADTSYPLGPLFGGPSVDRDLERDLDRDLDDTDVEYDDELDEEELDDDEGSPLVRGMWVVAQCIIAVAFGAGLFVAFDQLWKWNTIVALVLGVLVILGLAGGVRVVRKTEDIGSTLTAVAVGALVTFGPLALLQAS; the protein is encoded by the coding sequence ATGACAGGACCTGAAGATAGCCAGACCCCCTCGCGGCCGATCTCGGTCGCGGAGTTGCTGGCGAAGAACGGAACGATCGGGGCTCCGCCCGTCGGCGGGCGTCGTCGGCGTAGACGGGGCAACGCCGACGCGGTGACTGTTGCCGAACTCACGGGCGAGATCCCCATCATCAGCGATGACTCGGCGCAGACCTCGCGCGGTTCGCGTGAACATGACACGAGCCTCGACGAGACGACCGTCGCCGGCGCGGCCCAAGACCCGGTCCGAGACACAGCAGAGCCCACGCGCAATGGCCGCAACGGAACGCAGACGCTGCAGGCCGACCGGCCGGGACGCGCTTCCGACAAGGCCGAGCCGCGCGACCGCGACAGCGCGGACCTCGTCACCGACAGTGCCTCGTCGGTCGTCGCGCCGGACACCACGGGCGCCGACATCGAGGCCGATTACGACGCGCACCTGAAGACGCGCGAGATCGATCCGGAGCCGGTCGAGTTCCGGCCGCGGCCGCGCAGGCAGTTCGCTTCCGGTACCCGCGACTTCACCGCGGGCGGCACCGGTGCCGAGCAGATGAGCCCCGATCCGCTCGACGATCTCGATGACGGCCGCGATGGTGCCGACACGGGCTTCGACGACCACCTGGACACGGCGCTGGACGTCGACGACACCGATCCGGATGAGCGGGAGCGCGCTGACACGTCGTACCCGCTGGGACCGCTGTTCGGTGGTCCGTCGGTGGACCGGGACCTCGAGCGGGATCTCGACCGGGACCTCGATGACACCGATGTCGAGTACGACGACGAACTCGACGAAGAAGAACTCGACGACGACGAGGGCTCGCCCCTGGTGCGGGGCATGTGGGTCGTCGCGCAGTGCATCATCGCGGTGGCGTTCGGTGCGGGCCTGTTCGTCGCCTTCGATCAGCTGTGGAAGTGGAACACCATCGTCGCTCTCGTGCTCGGTGTGCTGGTGATCCTCGGCCTGGCCGGCGGCGTGCGGGTGGTCCGGAAAACCGAGGACATCGGGAGCACGCTGACCGCGGTGGCCGTCGGTGCGCTCGTGACGTTCGGGCCGCTGGCGCTCCTGCAGGCGAGCTGA
- a CDS encoding Ppx/GppA phosphatase family protein, which translates to MRLGVLDVGSNTVHLLVVDAHRGGHPTPMSSTKAALRLAEAIDGSGKLTRKGADKLVETVDEFAKIAASSGCAELMAFATSAVRDATNSEDVLARVQAETGVTLKVLSGVDESRLTFLAVRRWYGWSAGRIINIDIGGGSLELSNGVDEEPEVALSLPLGAGRLTREWLPDDPPGRRRVAMLRDWLANELSDAGAAMLRAGAPDLAVATSKTFRSLARLTGAAPSGAGPRVKRTLTAAGLRQLIAFISRMTAADRAELEGVSAERAPQIVAGALVAEASMRALEIESVDICPWALREGLILRKLDSEADGTALVDATARDAGR; encoded by the coding sequence GTGCGGTTAGGCGTGCTCGACGTGGGCAGCAACACAGTCCATCTCCTCGTGGTGGATGCGCACCGTGGTGGACATCCCACGCCGATGAGTTCCACCAAGGCCGCGCTGCGCCTGGCCGAGGCCATCGACGGCTCGGGCAAACTCACCCGAAAAGGTGCCGACAAGCTGGTCGAGACCGTCGACGAATTCGCCAAGATCGCGGCGAGTTCTGGCTGCGCGGAGCTGATGGCCTTTGCCACCTCGGCGGTGCGCGACGCCACCAACTCCGAGGACGTGCTGGCGAGGGTGCAAGCCGAGACCGGGGTGACACTGAAGGTCCTCAGCGGGGTCGACGAGTCGCGGTTGACGTTCCTGGCCGTGCGCCGCTGGTATGGCTGGAGCGCAGGCCGCATCATCAACATCGACATCGGCGGCGGTTCACTCGAGCTCTCCAACGGCGTCGACGAGGAACCCGAGGTGGCACTGTCGCTGCCACTGGGTGCGGGCAGGCTGACCAGGGAATGGCTGCCCGACGATCCGCCGGGACGCCGACGCGTCGCGATGCTGCGCGACTGGCTCGCCAACGAGCTCTCGGATGCGGGCGCCGCGATGCTGCGGGCCGGTGCGCCCGACCTGGCCGTCGCGACGTCGAAAACCTTCCGGTCGCTGGCCCGCCTCACGGGAGCCGCCCCGTCGGGGGCCGGTCCACGTGTCAAGCGGACGCTCACCGCGGCGGGATTAAGACAGCTCATAGCTTTCATCTCTAGGATGACGGCGGCTGACCGCGCTGAACTGGAAGGGGTGAGTGCCGAACGGGCTCCACAGATCGTGGCCGGTGCTCTGGTAGCTGAGGCTAGTATGCGAGCACTGGAAATCGAATCCGTCGACATTTGCCCATGGGCATTGCGGGAGGGGCTGATCCTGCGGAAGCTCGACAGCGAGGCCGACGGAACCGCCCTGGTGGACGCTACTGCGCGCGACGCCGGACGATAA